A section of the Clostridium omnivorum genome encodes:
- a CDS encoding DUF3298 and DUF4163 domain-containing protein, protein MIYFSYPKSYFPHKAIEIKSKVDTIFQNDISKLEQPEKDYSRVTEKAELEEQKISPEEFKLLYPYVNNLTEDTKQKVNSAISDTEVNLFKNNVLITSPIDFKTIISGYSVPLNQKGLLSVLFELYYYTGGAHGNTVYDSLSIDLNSGEIYKLNDLFNPKLNYIPQLNEISIRKAKEGGVPLLTEYKGLTEDQKFYLTPTFLVLYYQLYEYTPYAYGRFEVKIPYTEIQSLIYPLSPIQKLL, encoded by the coding sequence ATGATTTATTTCAGTTATCCCAAAAGTTATTTTCCTCATAAAGCCATAGAAATAAAAAGTAAAGTCGACACTATATTTCAAAATGATATTAGTAAATTAGAGCAACCGGAAAAAGATTATTCCAGGGTCACTGAAAAAGCTGAGCTAGAAGAACAAAAAATTTCGCCAGAAGAATTTAAACTTCTTTATCCCTATGTGAATAATCTAACTGAAGATACAAAACAGAAAGTAAATAGTGCTATAAGCGATACAGAGGTGAATCTCTTTAAGAACAATGTACTTATAACATCTCCCATTGATTTTAAAACCATAATAAGTGGTTATAGTGTTCCATTAAATCAAAAGGGACTGCTCAGCGTTTTATTTGAACTATATTACTATACTGGTGGAGCACATGGCAATACTGTATATGACTCACTTTCAATAGATTTAAATAGTGGTGAAATATATAAACTTAATGACCTGTTTAATCCAAAGCTTAATTACATCCCTCAGTTAAATGAAATCTCTATAAGAAAGGCGAAAGAAGGTGGTGTCCCCCTACTTACTGAATATAAAGGCTTAACAGAGGATCAAAAATTTTATCTAACTCCAACCTTCTTAGTGCTATATTATCAGCTGTATGAGTATACTCCTTACGCTTATGGAAGATTTGAAGTAAAAATACCTTATACAGAAATTCAAAGTCTCATATATCCTCTTAGTCCAATTCAAAAACTTCTTTAG
- a CDS encoding pyruvate kinase, which produces MKIVCSIGPNAKKLSALDEYANEGMNMARFNFSHANYDTIRAQIEYLRKQHPFVEVIQDLRGNKLRVSSLFQREVKVMQGSIVYFCSEKFYYEKNRMRGLTIPISLEGDFSTMYSAKKILMKDATIEFEVVGTGSKNELIKTIVKRGGLIRAEKGVNAPGMDRSMLGITEKDKFDIKWGLENNVDIICLSYVTKVEDIINLRDYIKLLRKADKSLKMPKIWAKIECDEGVKNFKDILSKVDGIILGRGDLAAEVEIYDVPRIQEEIFRVIKRTKKEFIIATHLLESMKREAVPTLPEINDIYNYIKAGATGFMLCGELTVGRNPLETIRILKLIIDRYKIVSLDKPNEVE; this is translated from the coding sequence ATGAAAATTGTATGTTCTATTGGACCAAATGCAAAAAAACTAAGTGCTTTAGATGAATATGCTAATGAAGGTATGAACATGGCTAGATTCAATTTTTCACATGCCAATTATGATACTATTAGAGCACAAATAGAATATTTAAGAAAGCAACATCCTTTTGTAGAAGTAATTCAAGATTTACGCGGTAATAAGCTTAGAGTAAGCAGTCTCTTTCAAAGGGAAGTAAAGGTAATGCAAGGAAGCATAGTTTATTTTTGTTCGGAAAAATTTTATTATGAAAAAAACAGAATGAGAGGTCTTACTATACCAATATCTTTAGAAGGCGACTTTTCTACCATGTATAGTGCAAAAAAAATACTCATGAAAGATGCAACTATAGAATTTGAAGTTGTAGGAACAGGGAGTAAGAATGAGTTAATAAAGACCATTGTTAAACGAGGTGGGTTAATAAGAGCTGAAAAAGGAGTTAATGCCCCTGGAATGGATAGGAGTATGCTAGGGATTACTGAAAAGGACAAATTTGATATAAAGTGGGGTCTAGAGAATAACGTGGATATAATCTGCTTATCTTATGTGACTAAAGTAGAAGATATAATTAATTTAAGAGATTATATAAAATTATTGAGAAAAGCAGATAAAAGCTTAAAAATGCCCAAAATATGGGCTAAAATTGAATGCGATGAGGGAGTCAAAAATTTTAAAGATATTTTATCTAAGGTGGATGGAATAATTCTTGGCAGAGGCGACTTAGCAGCAGAGGTTGAAATTTACGATGTTCCAAGAATTCAGGAAGAGATTTTTCGTGTTATAAAAAGAACAAAAAAGGAGTTTATTATTGCAACTCATTTGCTGGAATCTATGAAAAGAGAGGCTGTTCCCACTCTTCCAGAAATTAATGACATATATAATTATATAAAAGCGGGAGCTACAGGTTTTATGCTTTGTGGAGAATTAACAGTTGGAAGGAATCCTTTAGAAACCATACGAATTTTGAAATTAATTATAGATAGGTATAAAATTGTAAGCTTAGATAAACCAAATGAGGTGGAATAA
- a CDS encoding cell wall hydrolase, with protein sequence MFKSKKLSILLLSLGVALSSVLPVKAADYKVTSGDSLYTLSKTFNTTITQLKTTNNLTSDKIYIGQTLNVPAQIYSVKSGDSLYLISKKFGITLGQLRVMNNKWDDYIYPSQKLLVPGTATTSSSSTNTASNQQAGVIPYSQADVDLLARLINAEAQGEPYSAKVAVGAVIINRVQDSRFPKTISSVIYQVDHGYYQFTPVLNGWIDKPATSESIQAAYEALRGSDPSNGALYYFDDSTTNTWLWSKPIAARISHMVFAY encoded by the coding sequence ATGTTTAAATCAAAAAAACTATCAATTTTACTTTTATCATTGGGTGTAGCTTTATCATCTGTACTACCAGTAAAGGCAGCAGACTATAAAGTAACTTCAGGTGATTCACTTTACACCTTAAGCAAAACATTCAATACTACCATCACTCAATTAAAGACAACTAATAATCTTACTAGCGATAAAATTTATATAGGTCAAACATTAAACGTTCCAGCACAAATTTACTCTGTTAAATCTGGGGATAGCTTATACCTAATTTCAAAGAAATTTGGTATAACTTTGGGCCAATTAAGAGTAATGAACAACAAATGGGATGACTATATATACCCTAGTCAAAAGCTTCTTGTACCAGGCACTGCAACAACAAGCAGCAGCTCAACAAATACTGCGTCAAACCAGCAAGCTGGCGTAATTCCATACAGTCAAGCTGATGTGGATTTGCTGGCTAGACTTATTAACGCTGAAGCTCAGGGGGAACCCTATTCAGCGAAGGTGGCTGTTGGTGCAGTTATAATCAACAGAGTACAGGATTCACGTTTTCCTAAGACTATATCAAGTGTAATTTATCAAGTGGATCATGGTTATTATCAATTTACTCCTGTTCTTAATGGATGGATTGATAAACCAGCTACTTCAGAATCAATTCAGGCAGCTTATGAAGCCTTAAGAGGATCAGACCCATCAAATGGTGCACTTTATTATTTTGATGACAGCACAACAAATACTTGGTTATGGTCCAAGCCTATAGCCGCTAGAATTTCTCATATGGTATTTGCATACTAA